GGGGTCCTCCCCTCCATGGCCCCCATCTATTTCGGGAGTCCTCGTAGCTTGGGCCTCACGAATTGCCTTATCGAAAAATGCAGGGAGAATCAACGAGTCTCCAATATCTATTTCCCCAAGTGAgccacttggggcgttctcctcactACGAATGCCCTCGTAGCCGACCCCTTCAAACATACCCGCCTTTTGCTCATCTCAGCGGGAGGCATCTTCGATCTTCGACGACTCGGGGACTATGCCCGAGTCCTTTTCCAAGACCCCCTCGGATTGAGGCAGAATCTCCTCAACCACCACCGACTCAGCGGCCTTTGGGGCCttgatggttttcttcactcgggccaccagtttCGAGCCATCgtcttcatcatcttcttcttcctcccttagCCTTTGAATCACATCCGCAGGCAGGGCAACAATGTCATTCTTCGACTTACGAACCAGATTCTTCTCAGGCTTTGGATCCTCGTAGGTTGAGGTCCTCTTCCTCTTCTTGTCCTTTGCCGGCTTCGGAACTGGGGTCGAAGTCTCCGcctcaccagatgggggcctcatgaccgcatccttGCCCAGGCTTGTACACGAAAAAATTGAATAAGTAGAAGAAGGGCATcttaatcaaatcatcaaatacataaaaagtgggcttaccatgattcttggcctcccatctgtcCTTTGCTAAATCGCTCCATGAGCGCTCGGTGTATGTAGAGGTCAAGGCCAGGTTCCGAACCCAGCTCTCGAGGTCGGGAATCACACggggcatccaagcgaccgctacatcatggaaaaagacatcaatgagaaaagacaaaggaacaaataatacatggaagctaacagtgagacggtacttacgattcatgttccatttctcaggaaatggcatcttaTCGGCTGGGATtgggtcggaagtcctcactcaaacgaaccggcccatctagcctcgatccttgtcttcgtctatgctcgagaacagcactTTGGTAGCCCGACTAGTAGAATACGAGGGTCCACCAAActctatagagaaccaggttctctataagtTCCCACAGATATAAGTTCGCACAGAAACCACGCACACTGCAGTAGGTAAATGACAAGAGGAATTTTATGTGGAAAATTCccagctcaacgggattaaaaatcacgacctacccttctaggatttcaacttcactatgAGCAACTTTCAAATTACAACCTATATAAcataggaattaacctcttaatccctcactaacttgtaacaactctattacaagccactttgtaataactctattacaaagacttaatctctcactaacttgtaacaactctattacaagccactttgtaatgaCTCTATTACAAAGATTTCCAACTCGACTAaactagccaagacacaaacacaagggtttatgatttataAAGGTTTCccacacaatgcttctaactaaatgaaataggaattacaagtaaagaactttaacaaaggtgcaacacaactaaggacatgtgaTGACTCAATTCTGGAgactggtccttcgttatgttgctctttgttcttgatgccttGAAGGTCACTTGCAGGTTAGCAATACACTTGAGAGAGAGCTTGATTGATTCTAAAGTATACAAGTGTTGTTTTGCCTTTCCTTCATGTTAATATTGTATAAGTGACctcacttgaatgatgtaagcatgtttggtacaaaggcattccccataaagttgaaTACTCCACTGTTTACACTGTTGCGTGTGTGTAGAGGAACAGTTGCAGTCACTTTACAGTtgtggggagttgactggtaCTGTCAGCAAGGGAACTGATGTCGATATGTTCCCCCTATTGTTTCTTGGACTCTGAAGAATTGAACCACGTCCCCGAACTGAGACTTGTTGTTCTTTAAGTACTTGAGGATATatatcaggttccttatctggttcttgtcaTTAAGTCCCTGTTGTTTCTTGGACTCTGAAGAATTGAACCACGTCCCCGAACTGAGACTTGTTGTTCTTTAAGTACTTGAGGATGTatatcaggttccttatctggttcttgtcattaagtttattagatcatcaaaacataacaaggtacatataacctatcaccgacattggagttttattaacccgccttgatagaggcgggggctataCAATCTGATAAGGTAATCAAGGGTGAAAGGAAGCCCCTCGACTTcgctcacgaagaatcggagcagaataacaattcgccaaaaggaaggatggatttggcctagggttatttgatattgacggcaaaaatcaacgATGACGGGGTTGAGGGGGCctagcgtgaaagggtaagtgtaaacacttaaaaacccttccacatgggtggtgatgtatTCTTCGGGATcggggtcgggatcaccacctctttgccctcccagttgTAGTCTTTCTatacctgcttaaggtatcccttagttatcgagcatatatacctcgacattggctcgcatcgatcaggaatcgacgaggctttatcggtcttgATATCGGAGTTTAGCGCGCACCCCGCAGGAATGCATTCCTCAAAACGGGGTTCCACCGGCGTTTTCCCGTCGGCCAGTTGAGAAGATGAAGCAACTTCTTTGTGTGGTACCGTTttcgatgtttttgccatttttgtgtaagtttgaagaagaggaagataataggatttgacgtttgagaaaggattaacagcaaaacctgaagatttgtaaaagggaagaacttaagagatgtaaaaactttggagattagaaggaagtgaaagtaaagtttgaatcaatgagGAAACGGTTTATTTATTGGATTCACGGTGACGGTTCAAAGtcactagtggccgaccaccaactgacacTCATTAATGACTTGGGGAATTGCACCAACGGGACGTTTCAGTCACTCCCGTCGCTTACGTCACGAGGATGAtgtcatgacaggtcgaggtaaAAAGACTTAATTCATTTCttgtcatttcactccaaaaaacgagggggctatctatatacggttaaaatcgggcccacccgattttacttTTTGACCGAGACCGGTAGGTTGCATCGAAAGATGGACTCGTAatggaacagactaaatcacgaggaaaaggtaccgagttcagaatcaaggtacttgtcgagatcgaggctagtagcgatcgaaaccaaatgagacagacatcgagcaagatcgaagatagcacaataacagaaaggcgagatatccgtgactggtcgaggatcatggcgtaaatctcggaacagatcaaatcagaaacggttaattagctaattatGGAATTTcgttctgtaattagaattataccataagtgaaaTTATTCTACTATTTAAAGGGGGGTTCTAATTATTTGTAAGACATATTGTTCAAAGATAtaaaagcaatataattttctttttcgtttatactattgtttatcagcttgttatattttaattgttgttACATCAACCAGTttgagggtatccaaactcgagggttGAGTTCCATTCtgacactggtttgctttactttatagttcatttctattattaatcttcatatttatcaattgttattaagtgaaatcacgtgtcctcggggctccaaaccaaacatccacacaagtctaaaaatatcatatgaactcgttcgcatgataaaaaaaaatatctagaactacgaattggacaccaaaacgcatgaatttcaaagttaagttcaagaacttctagaattgcaactgaAATAGCAATAAAACATGTAGTACACGGGTTACGGTACATTTCACGTTTATAATACGCATAAATTATTTTGTTTGACAGCAAAAGATATTGTCTCCGAtcaattttagttgacttgtttcTTATATTAGTCTTAGGGTATACGCGTTGCGCGTATATTCCGTCTTAATAAATACATACTTTCAAAatcatattaataatatattaacgAATAGAGTTTGAGCAATAAAATTGTTGGGGAAAAAAGAGTAAGTtcctaaaaaataattatttttgtcctATATAACTAATTTAACGAAGAAAGAATCCGTTACACAGAAGTTCTTAATCATCTTGGTCAACATATTCAACTAAAGGTTTATTCCATCGTTATAATTTCATTAGTATTTCACAAGTTTTCATGATTCTTTTTAAGTATTAGTACGAACACATAAACTCTTGAAGATTTAATAGTTTTTTCTGATTTTATTTAAATGTATATGTTTTTAAGTTCAGTCTATAAACACAAGCAAGGTACAAAAATCTTTTTTTCGTCGAGAGAAAAATATAAATTCTTCTATTTCTTTAATTAATAGAAATACTATAAAAACGGTAAAATAACTCaaaaaacataaataaattttgaaagtttggccaaacaagcCCAATGATTTCATTAAGGTGCAGATGTATTTTAGATCCTTATCAATTATTACTGAATTTATATTCTAAGATTGTAAATATTTAGTGGCATTCATATTCCTAGCATCTACCGGTAATGAGGCCAATCACATCTCTTTCGTATTCTTCAGCCACGCGCACTATCAACTGTActaaatttattatatatttcTCTAAGAAGTTTAATTGttctaattttaaatatttaaggcTCATTATTTCTAATTTCATGTAATTGctttctatttttcataaaataacAAATTACATGTCCACGGAAAACAAACATggtaatttgttatatttttctgTATGAAGTTTGATTGCACAATTCTAAACTATTTAAGGCTCATTGGTTTCTAACTTCATGtagttactttttttttaatacatAATTTCTTCATAAATTGAGAAAgagttttctttttattttacggAAACTTTTtctcaaaaaaataaatattttatttgtatttacaattttatccaacataaagtataaatattttatccaatatgatatgatatttgcatcataaaaaaatattttgctaGAGAAATAAAGTAAAAACGAATTGCGAGAAGTGGTGCTAATGCATTGCATCTTCGTCAATCCCTTTGAAATTTATCGCTAATCCTTCTTGTTCACTTTTAGTTgttaaatattctaaaaataaattttcaattttatttgtcatttttcgcatatcaagagaaaaataatttttttgttttgttttgcctttaacattaattactcattccaaatcatttttcaaatccaTTAAGATTATACACCAATTAATATGGATattatggtaaattatgcactttattattatttcttaagaGTTGTGCAAAGTCATAgtagacaagtaaaagtgaacggaaggAACTTATGTTTATGCCTAGaaggaagaaaaataaataaatgacttGAAGATGTACATAATTGTACTTAATTCTTCCATGGGAGATGTGAAAAGTGAAAATAAACACCAAAAAGTTAAGCTTGTCAAGTCCACTCACACCTCGAATATTTGGTGTTTGTATGTTAACTTGGGTAGTCTCTTGAGTTTTAATTGTCTTTGGCATTTATCGGTGCTTACGTATTGTAATAAATTCTAATTGCTTCTGTCTTTATTGAATATGGACATGTTTTGTAGGATTTGCACTAAAGCTTAATTAGATAAACCTTGCCCGAGAAAATCGAAAGTCTTACTAAAAGCTGATCATATGAGTGATGTGCTTGTAATGAATTGGAAGGGACTCACGGGCATTAATAATGAATAATCTAGctgaaattatttaataatttttttttggtgAAGGGCAAAATAGTCAATCAGTTTATTacgaatatttttataatttaactTTAGTCTTCCCActtgtaatataatatatatatatatatatatatatatatatatatatatatatatatatgatgattAATCAATCCCAATATTCTAATAATCTCTTCATTACGTAGTATACATTTTCCTCATTCAACGAATATAAACTAATATTGTCTTATACTATTCGGCACTTAATGTAACAATTGAACTAACATCCCAATAATCTATAAACAATTCAAACTTCCTTTAGAAAATTCAGAACGAACTATATGAAATATCAAATTCTAATGGGACGCGCGACATGAGTAATTAGAATCTAGGAGAATAGAAAATGGATATACACTACAAAATATCTGTTAAATTGCGGCGATTTATTTATAGGGGTTATACAAAACCCCCACTATACATTTATTTTATGACGTTTGTGCCAATCCCCACAAAATAATTCTTTTTGTGGCAGCTTATTTGTGAGGGTTGTAGAAGACCCCCGTTATATATTCTATTTGTGGCGCTTTTGTTCTAACCTTCACAAAATTATTCTTATTGTGaggttttttttgtaaaaaattttaagattatgtgtcatcacgacatcctacgggggAAAATTGAGATCGTGACAAAATTTTACAATTAGAAAGAATAGGGCAGTAGTAGCTAAATAGTAGAATgagacaaaaaaaatatataaatataagcaATAAAAATCTTATTGAAGGATGTTTATATGTTTTTATGCCTGGCGAATAGTAAGAAATAACTTACCTTAAGGCTATGTACAAAATATAGGCTCGAAGGCAAGTATAAATCATTGTTGTGATATAGTACGCTTTAGATTGACCGTAAACAACACCTTATGTGAGGTAACAACCATACGTCAGGCGCGTGCGATATTTACCTGAAAGATATTTAAGTTTTATAATTATATACACATAATTTTTGTTTTATCATTTTATTTGAGATAATTTAAATTTTGAAAGGATATAAATAATACTAACAAAACTAAGCACTTGGATTTTCGTTATTTTCATCATACCATTTAAAATATTATTGCATTTATCTAATATAGAGATTTTAGCAATTTTATTgatgccaaaaatatttttgttattaaaaaaaattaattttctcaacTAGTTTGGTTTTGTTGCTTAAAATTTTCATTCTTGTTTGCTCCAAAAGTAATTTCTCCCTCCCATTTCAAAAAATTTCCCAAATCTTTCCCTCTTTTAATTTCACTATGCCTCAAGGTTTTCTCTTTTCAACAATTCGGCTGAACTGCCTTCTTCCCTGTGAATTCCTTTCGCTTCAATTGCTTCAGGTGCGTTCTTTCTTCATCTGCTTCAATTTTGATCTAGTTTAATTACGTTTAAGTATTATTCTTCTTCTCAATTTATGGCTCCTACACTGACTTTTGAGATCAGGGATTACGTATTTTCCGTTGCCCCAATGTTTCAGTTAAATGTTTTTTATTCAATTATTTTCAGACTTGAAGGATAACATGGAATTTTCTGAAGGAAAGTATCCTTTTGGGCAAATTAATTTTAGAATACCGCTACTCGTATTAAGGTGGCTTTTTCCTTTTCTCTTAACTCAATTTGTTTTCTTTATCTCAGTAGCCATGGAATTTGTGATTTTCAGTTGCAGTTTAGTTATTGTTTGAACCAGTAATAAAACCTTTATGTACAATCTGCCTTGGAATAGTCCTTCTTGAAGAATATGATTGAGTAAATCTTATTAAATATATATGCTTCAAAATATATGAATACTTTAAACAAACGGTACCTTCGCTATTAGATCTTTTACTTTTGGTTACAGATTACCTAGTGTTTCTGTAAAGAGCTTTTCACTTAACATAAAGCTTTTTCAAATTTCAACCATAATTTAATTATGTTGTGTGATGTTAAAATTGCTTGAAGAGACCCATATATTAATAATTGTGCGAGAGCACATAAGGATTCTTCAGACAGGGTATTTGCTAATGTTATCTCTAACATCTACATTAGGAAATCTCAAGAAACTACATGATCTTTAGTATCTCTTTTACTTGCTAAGGTCTTACAGTGAACTTTAATGTTGGGGATTTTTGGGGAGGTTAATTATTAGTATACCACTGATgcttaatttattttgaaaaaaaaaagtgaacTATAATTTTCTATATGGTTACTAGAGATAGAGAGCGAAGAACCCGAGCCTTACATTGAAGCATCTCAAGCACAAAAAGTGTATTATGTAGAAGATGTGTTGTGCATCCATAGCCAAAAGATTTAATTTGTATGATATGTGAGAAGAGATGGAATAAGAAATATACTAGAATGAGACATATCAAGAGCAAGAACTTGAACACTTTTTGGCCATGCGACGAGTATGTACAACTAGTTACATACCATCTAATTGATGATGTAGTATAGGGAAATGTTATTTCTGACTTTATTAAATATGTGCCCTATCCGAAGGTAACAATAATTAAGtagttcttatttttttttattttttttggtttataGGTATGCTTAGAATGGTATTCATATTTGGTTTAAAAGTATGTTTAGAAATGGTATTCATATATGATTCACCCCTTTTTATTTGATTCACCTCTTTTTAAATTTACGATGTTTATGTGTTTCCTTTAAGAGGATCTCTTACTATTAAGTAGTTCAAGAGACAAACAGCTTTGTTGAAGCTAACTTGATTGGATGTTAAATTTATGCTTGGATGTTAAATTTATACAGATTTGATTTAAAGGATTGATGTGTTTGCATGATGACACTGAGGGGTAAGTTATGTTTCTTAACTCATCTCCTAAATTTTcaattcttttatttcttttcctagATTATATCAAGTAACCAAATTTGTTTCATATTTGTAGTTGTTAGTTCCTCTAGAAATGAGATATTGAGGTAAGCTAgtagtatatatttttaatttattccAGAATGTTTTTGCACTTTTTGTTACTTTTGTTTGAAGTTAGCTTCAAAAGATTTTGACTTTGGTGTGATTTGGTTTAGTTTGATAAATTAATTATTGGTTTATTTCACAGTTCCAGCATAGTGATATGCAGAGTGAGTCTGCTTCACTCATGGGCGGAAGAGTATCACGAGGTGATAACAATACAGATCACCAAGCAAATACATGTcacttttgtatatttatttattgttgaccTACTCTAGATTGTAAAATGTTTAAGTTATCATATACCGTATGTGTTGTATAACCTTAGTTTGATATGAGTTTGAAATTGTGATGTTGGTTTGTTTAGATACTTTTAATGAAATTAGATTTGCGGTGTATTTATTAAATCCTAGAACTAAAATTTTGAATAGAAAAAAATATTCTGGCAGTTATAAGCTGCcagtatttaattttttttaaagattgaGATAGAAATTGTGGGGGTTTATAACTcacataatattttttttaaaacattgaGATCATATTtggaataatattttttttaaaacattgaGATCATATTTGGAAGGTTACTAATCGTCACTGATTGCCTCTAAAAACCCCCCACAAATTATAAATTGATTTAGTGACGGTTGTCGTGGAGGTTCTTAAAAACTCCCACAGAAATGCTTGTGGCGAAGGTCACTGTGTCATTTTTTAAAACCGCCCCAATTTATTTTATGGAGGTCAAAAACTACCACAAATTTTTAAATTAACCCCCACAAAATGAGCTCTTTCTTGTATTGTATAAAATGAAAAGATAGGAGTAGAAGGCACGCAACAGCTAAAAAAGAAGGACTATTTGATCGTCTCGTACAGAGTAAAAGAACACACAATGACACAAAGTAATTAAATTAGATCAACATTGACATACCACATAATATATACAAATACCCTCTTCCTCTGGTTAATAATACTGTTATATAAAAGGAAAAAGCATCGACAAGTATATCTTCTAGGCACAAGAATTACGTACGGATAAAGAGAAGAGGGAGCTTTTTCATGATGAATTCACGAGCAAAACCAACAGATACTTCTGAAACCTTGGCGTTGGTTAGGGCAGGGCTTTTTGATTTGTTTTGTATTTGGTTGAGCAGCCATGGATATTTGTGTTGGCGGAGAACAAATGTGGTCCTCTTCTTCTTGTGGGAAGACATGAGCAGCAGCACAGGGCATAGCAGCCCCGACTTTTTGCCCCAAGAATTCAGCACAAACAGCATCAAATGAACTGAACAATGAATTCATGATTCCTGGCCTGTCACTACTGAGGATTGATAGTAACAGCTTGAATAGATGGTTACCGAAGGAGATAGATTAGAGAGCTATAGATATATAGAGGAGCCAAAGAAGGAAAGCTGGATAGTGTTGGGCGCTTGTGGATGCCGAGGGTGACTAAGAAAAGCTTATAATAGGACAAAAATTGTGTCACCTGGTTGTCCCCACAGGCACGAATCACATGATCGGAGGAGGGAGCTTCATATTCATATATTACATGAATAATGCCTTATTGGATTGGAAATTGGAAATTGGAAATTGTGATACTAATATGAATATTGACCGCTGTGTTACAGCTGAGCAGTTTTGGGTCCCATTTCTAGCTTGTTAGAAAAGATAGCCATTATCGAGCTTCATATCTATCTATAGCAGACTTAGCAGTAAAGCCGCCAACGTACGACCGCATTATACAGCTATTTTATGTTTGGCACATTGTGCAATTTTTAAGATGGCAAAACCcaaaacaataaaatttaaattcttttaaaaaaaaaaaaaaagatgtagGGAGTTGCTACAAAAAGGGAAATAATTTTCCGAGTGCACGACTCGAGGGGGAGTTAAGCTTACTGTAAAAAATAGTCCCAGCAAATTCAGCAAGCCAAGGACTTGATGGAAGTACACAATCATGTTAACTATTCCCTCCGTCCACTTTAAGCgatcttttaattttatttttttatgatttataatatttgattttttaaaatactagttgtttaataatataattgaCCAAACTCCATTTTAGTATAATCATCCACCAAACTTGATATTATTTGGATCCCAACATTTATAACCTTACTTATTCACATCCTAGAAGCGCATAATATCATCTACTACGGATGAAGTAATTTGTGAGAGGTTTCATCATTTTACAGAGTTACACAGCCGACGAACGAAATTGAAATACCCAAAACGAGGACATCTGTAATAATGGCGTCTAATGCATCTCCATGGATTTAGACAGTGAGATCTGTTTTTCATCTTTGAGGATTAGTTTATTTTAAAATGCGTGTTGACCTAAAGTCCAAATTAACGGCGTCCAGAGAAAGCATATCTGCGACAGCGGGACCCAGCATCTCCTACTTTCCAGAACACAATGAATGCAGTTGAAAGCTCTGCGTCACCTTTCGCGGTTTCCAATGCAACGACTGACAGGCACAACACTTTTGAATCAAGTTACTCTTACACATTACGCCACAAATTTGAATTCATTGCATGTTCCAGCCACTTAATTATTCTAattttgcttcttcttttttttttttttcttgcttCTTTAATAAATAATTTAGGTAATGAAACTGACTCTAAACTGGCTTGGAAAGACGGGTTTTAGTTTAATTGTCAAaaaaaatacttgaacttgtTCTCGAGGAAATAATTATGCACCTCCATTTTAGAGTAGATAGTTTAAGTACACACATTTCTTTCTTGCCAAGGGAGTCGTTATGAGTCATACTTACATTTTTACATAAGAAATACTCCTATTTTAGatgatttgtttttttttctaatttaggACGCGAAATAAAAAATTAAGGACGATATACGAGGAAAGAAATTAACCTGTGATAGGCCACTTGGGGAGAAGTAGATACGTCCCCGGAATTAACATAAGCTATTAAATAGGGTTTGATAAAATGGGAAGCGTCCAAGCCTTATTCAGACGGAACAGAGTATTTAGACTGAAAAGACGCCCCCGCTGACGCAAAAAGAGATAACATATACAGGTCGAGATCCGgcgagtttcgtcggatttcgtcCCTAACAAACTGCATCTCCGGCGTACGTCTGTTTgattatttcctttttttttttgttgtttccGACGAAGAAATGAAGGGCTCCTGCACTCTCGTTGCTTCCATGCTTGCCGCTTCCACCGTGGCTATTAGCTCCACTTCCTATTCCACCTCCTCCGCTGAGCCTGATGTCACCTTTCACTCGCCTTCTACCGAGGTAAATGTCCTTGCTATGTGTATATGTGGTGTTATCAATGTTAAAAGAGAATGTATTCTTTCATGTTTGTCTAATTATTTGATTCTAAATTATATTTCAGCGGAATTAATAATGGAGCTCTTCAAAACATAAAGTTATCTATCTGCTGGATATCCACGTTTAGTGTCTCAATCATTTCGAAACTTTGTGATTTTTTTTCATGCATTAGCCTAAAGTTTCTCCATTGCTAATGTAATTATTCGATAGATTGCATGATATGAATCTTTTATTTTCGCTGTATTTGGCTATCGGCTCGGCTTTGTTTTATCTCTATAACATCTGATTAAAAATGGTGCTAATTATTGGCGAATGATAgattaaaagaagaagaatttgaatCGCAGGGACTTGGGTGTTCTTCGTCGACGGAGAAGCGCAGATCTGACAACTCAAGGAAACAGCCATTGAGATCAGAGAAGGAGAAATTCACTCCTAGATTTGACGGCCTGAGATTCATCGAGACTTTGATTACGGCTCACAGGTGAAATTGATCATCAATGTAATTACAGGGTCAATTAATAGGATTTGAGGAACCGAGGTAGCATTAGGCCCATTTGTTTATCGACTGAAATAGTCATGATTCATGAACATGGCATCTTTGTGCAATGTGATTGATTGACttgttttatttttctcttaaCACTTATTTTGGAAATTGCATCTCTAATGGATTTTTGGAAATGCTTGGTTGATCATCCTTCATTATTTGGTAGTACTAATTACTCTGGAGCATGGACGTATAGTTGTTCCTGTAACACGGTTTTGTTGTCAAGTTTGTTTGGCATGTTGTTTCAAGTCATGGTCAAAACAAAATTTATATAAACACATGATTTGATTGTTGTTGGCGAAGATATGTTAGTATTGCCATGATTTCAGAGCTAAAATTTTAAAGAACTGAGGCAATGAAAAGAGgtgcaaaagaagagaaaaaaaggagaggaaacaacaacaacatacccattaTTATCACATGAGGgttatgaggagggtagtgtgtatgcataCCTTACTCCTACCTTTGTGAAGATAGAGAGTATGTTTTTAATAGACCCTAATTGTTTGAATATGCAGCTTGAGTTCCGACCTATCCATCTTACAGTAAAGCAGTCTCCTTTTGCAGTTTTTGAGTTCGGAATTATCAAGTCATTCAAGTGTTATTTCCTTGTACATCTGAGTATAGTCTATTATGATCTACTAATTTGTATAGTCGCTATTTTCCAATTGGCCCGAAGCGCTTTATGGAGACCAAAGAAACTTTGTATGCTATAAAAATTGGTCCAAGAAGGTTTGGTCAATCGCTGAACAAATCTGTGTCGCAAATGTCGAATACCATTGTGCCTTGTACATAACATCAGCAAGTTCAATAGTTTATGTACCAAACCTTTCATTCACGGTGGCTATCTCTTTCATATTCTAACCATTCAGGAGTCAGAGCCGTAGCTCTTGACTAAATCAGGTATTCCTATATTGAGCAACCTGAATATGAGGATATTGTTTCAATATAGAGTAAGCAATGAAGTATCATCTTGAGAGGTTAATTTGTGGTGGGAAACAATGATGTAGGTTTGTGGTGTGTAATGAGGTGATAGTCACATTGACCATATTGTTGGCTAATCCCCCATATAAATTGTAGTCCATAAAAGACTGAGGTTGCCTTCCCCACCTCCCTCCCTTCCTCCTTTAACTACAGATTagtggcatatttcgatatgtgttgatgttactttacccatgttttaaccacttcttgatgttatttgatctttaa
The DNA window shown above is from Nicotiana tomentosiformis chromosome 8, ASM39032v3, whole genome shotgun sequence and carries:
- the LOC104089082 gene encoding uncharacterized protein → MEHESGRLDAPCDSRPRELGSEPGLDLYIHRALMERFSKGQMGGQESCLGKDAVMRPPSGEAETSTPVPKPAKDKKRKRTSTYEDPKPEKNLVRKSKNDIVALPADVIQRLREEEEDDEDDGSKLVARVKKTIKAPKAAESVVVEEILPQSEGVLEKDSGIVPESSKIEDASR